The Xiphophorus hellerii strain 12219 chromosome 5, Xiphophorus_hellerii-4.1, whole genome shotgun sequence genome window below encodes:
- the smcr8b gene encoding guanine nucleotide exchange protein smcr8b isoform X2, with protein sequence MIGSPDLLPFTGSGGFEEEGEEPEVHTLPEEFSVRLLPPHNPWRTAAQFHRDFILVAEFSEQASGPGHTAPALPGPRLSFSEDSKVILGDSADDSFAYVHHLTLYDLEARGMVRPFCMAYVCSDRTKLMENFSELSECFSQASDSLKTGNRQAFSSELQRKLQELEYRRRALLQDTHASTGAGGRADELEALEHLILNHRELLRQVTSYPNRKLQQPDFLPYDTADLPPEPSSPCLPSSASCMSESLLKPLEELCNFYFLSLVKNQLSDTERRLRGDRSVLRTARVSQLLSRKVKLTNFLFELCCPVDAEEEEEEDEAERVLGSTVGAVGGQSEKHGGELFSCVEEIQIKMEGGGGGRATPDPSAFTDVMGSVSSSDSIEVLGTEKSYRSQRGAVVSDSRETRVGTTDVILQHAAGDAGLRRLRAPARRANSEDSIEVLSTTESIVPDDLSAITEEEAEHHTLTNGFEEEEESEADCKPDEVLKEERMKNTATAGDESGESAGRKELLEEIMFNVPDKDNSLTEKSNEVHKDKMNKLVQAGDAVESRQKKSRPVLDLHVKMAPKSVGAEGALRTPPCAPLRLLSVDEFSDCTSFTSSSEPPSPTTVNLTSTCVDKKRRRRRAGLRALRFIKQLSFSQHAIFCLLIGRPLVVIGGDEQLVRKLVDGLRLFLPAPGADGSAVMSCLATPLQLTDLLTWRLIGIHRSSSSASSSILQSLTQLSRYIALLDLDQKTLRCPSYAGSLVGFLANPHTGIGRGLTYLLHLESCLTALANRVLLQTFTAASQLHRAIAEEKDFQQAPQLCSSENDFRVMHFLTDLITQRHTRHGPPPFRFSYSSVQLHRNTYPT encoded by the exons ATGATTGGCTCACCGGACCTGCTGCCCTTCACCGGCAGCGGGGGGTttgaggaggaaggagaggagcCGGAGGTTCACACTCTGCCTGAGGAGTTCTCTGTCCGCCTTTTGCCGCCTCACAACCCCTGGAGAACAGCAGCCCAGTTTCACCGGGACTTTATACTGGTGGCTGAATTCTCAGAGCAG GCGTCCGGCCCGGGTCACACAGCCCCTGCTCTGCCTGGACCCCGCCTCAGTTTCAGCGAGGACTCCAAGGTAATCCTGGGAGACTCCGCAGACGACTCGTTTGCGTACGTTCATCACCTGACCCTGTACGACCTGGAGGCTCGGGGGATGGTGCGGCCTTTCTGCATGGCCTACGTCTGTTCGGACCGGACCAAGCTGATGGAGAACTTCTCTGAGCTGTCCGAGTGTTTTTCTCAGGCCTCTGACAGTTTGAAGACGGGAAACAGGCAAGCGTTCTCCTCTGAACTGCAGAGAAAGTTGCAGGAGCTCGA GTACAGACGGAGGGCCCTGCTGCAGGACACACACGCCTCCACAGGAGCAGGAGGCAGAGCTGATGAGCTGGAAGCTTTAGAGCATCTGATCCTGAACCACAGAGAGCTCCTTCGCCAGGTCACATCCTACCCAAACAGGAAGCTCCAGCAGCCTGACTTCCTGCCCTACGACACGGCTGACCTGCCGCCTGAGCCGTCCTCTCCCTGCCTTCCCTCCTCTGCCTCCTGCATGTCTGAGTCGCTTCTGAAGCCACTGGAGGAGCTCTGCAACTTCTACTTCCTGTCCCTGGTGAAAAACCAGCTGTCAGACACAGAGCGGCGTCTGCGTGGCGACAGGAGCGTCCTGCGAACTGCTCGCGTCTCACAGCTACTGTCCAGGAAGGTGAAACTTacaaacttcctgtttgagcTGTGCTGCCCTGTGGatgctgaggaggaagaggaggaggatgaagcagaGCGGGTCTTGGGGAGCACCGTGGGAGCTGTGGGAGGTCAATCAGAAAAGCATGGTGGGGAGTTGTTCTCCTGTGTGGAAGAAATACAGATAAAGATGGAAGGAGGGGGAGGCGGGAGAGCGACCCCTGACCCCAGCGCGTTCACAGACGTGATGGGCAGCGTGAGCAGCAGCGACAGCATCGAGGTTCTCGGGACGGAGAAGTCGTACCGGAGTCAACGCGGGGCCGTTGTGTCCGACAGCAGAG AAACCCGTGTCGGGACGACAGACGTGATTCTCCAGCATGCAGCAGGAGACGCAGGCCTTCGGCGCCTGCGGGCCCCTGCCAGGCGTGCCAACAGCGAGGACAGCATCGAGGTTCTCAGCACGACTGAGTCCATCGTCCCTGACGACCTGTCCGCCATCACAGAGGAAGAGGCGGAGCATCACACTCTGACCAATGGAtttgaggaagaggaagagtcAGAGGCTGACTGTAAGCCTGACGAAGTCCTCAAGGAGGAGAGGATGAAGAACACTGCTACTGCAGGGGACGAAAGTGGAGAATCTGCTGGAAGAAAAGAACTTTTGGAGGAAATAATGTTCAATGTACCAGACAAAGACAATTCACTCACAGAGAAGAGTAATGAAGTCcataaagacaaaatgaataaactggTCCAAG CTGGAGATGCAGTGGAGTCGAGGCAGAAGAAGTCGAGGCCGGTGTTAGACCTCCATGTAAAAATGGCTCCGAAAAGCGTCGGGGCGGAGGGAGCTCTGCGCACGCCGCCCTGCGCTCCTCTGAGGCTGCTCAGCGTGGACGAATTCTCCGACTGCACCAGCTTCACCAGCAGCTCAGAGCCACCGTCTCCCACCACAGTCAACCTCACCAGCACATGTGTGGAcaagaaaaggaggaggaggagggctgGCCTGCGAGCCCTACGGTTCATCAAGCAGCTCTCCTTCTCCCAGCATGCCATCTTCTGTCTGCTGATTGGCCGGCCGCTGGTCGTCATCGGTGGAGACGAGCAGCTGGTGAGGAAGCTGGTGGACGGCTTGAGGCTCTTCCTGCCAGCTCCTGGTGCTGACGGGAGCGCCGTGATGTCATGTTTGGCCACGCCCCTCCAGCTGACTGACCTGCTCACCTGGAGGCTCATAGGAATACACAG ATCATCTTCCAGTGCATCATCTTCCATCCTTCAGTCTCTGACTCAGTTGAGTCGTTACATCGCTCTGCTGGACCTGGATCAGAAGACGCTGCGCTGTCCTTCATATGCCGGATCCCTGGTCGGCTTCCTAGCCAACCCTCACACCGGCATCGGCCGCGGCCTCACCTACCTGCTGCACCTGGAGAGCTGCCTGACTGCGCTGGCCAACCGGGTGCTGCTGCAGACCTTCACCGCTGCTTCCCAGCTTCACAGAGCCATCGCCGAGGAAAAGGACTTCCAGCAAGCACCACAACTCTGCAGCAGTGAAAATGATTTTCGAGTGATGCACTTTCTGACTGACCTGATCACGCAGCGCCACACCAGACATGGACCGCCGCCTTTCAGGTTTTCCTACAGCTCTGTGCAGCTTCACAGGAACACATATCCAACATAA
- the smcr8b gene encoding guanine nucleotide exchange protein smcr8b isoform X1, translating into MIGSPDLLPFTGSGGFEEEGEEPEVHTLPEEFSVRLLPPHNPWRTAAQFHRDFILVAEFSEQVGPKPVLTIPNDSKVIGSFDLNHFSVRIMSVDYQASGPGHTAPALPGPRLSFSEDSKVILGDSADDSFAYVHHLTLYDLEARGMVRPFCMAYVCSDRTKLMENFSELSECFSQASDSLKTGNRQAFSSELQRKLQELEYRRRALLQDTHASTGAGGRADELEALEHLILNHRELLRQVTSYPNRKLQQPDFLPYDTADLPPEPSSPCLPSSASCMSESLLKPLEELCNFYFLSLVKNQLSDTERRLRGDRSVLRTARVSQLLSRKVKLTNFLFELCCPVDAEEEEEEDEAERVLGSTVGAVGGQSEKHGGELFSCVEEIQIKMEGGGGGRATPDPSAFTDVMGSVSSSDSIEVLGTEKSYRSQRGAVVSDSRETRVGTTDVILQHAAGDAGLRRLRAPARRANSEDSIEVLSTTESIVPDDLSAITEEEAEHHTLTNGFEEEEESEADCKPDEVLKEERMKNTATAGDESGESAGRKELLEEIMFNVPDKDNSLTEKSNEVHKDKMNKLVQAGDAVESRQKKSRPVLDLHVKMAPKSVGAEGALRTPPCAPLRLLSVDEFSDCTSFTSSSEPPSPTTVNLTSTCVDKKRRRRRAGLRALRFIKQLSFSQHAIFCLLIGRPLVVIGGDEQLVRKLVDGLRLFLPAPGADGSAVMSCLATPLQLTDLLTWRLIGIHRSSSSASSSILQSLTQLSRYIALLDLDQKTLRCPSYAGSLVGFLANPHTGIGRGLTYLLHLESCLTALANRVLLQTFTAASQLHRAIAEEKDFQQAPQLCSSENDFRVMHFLTDLITQRHTRHGPPPFRFSYSSVQLHRNTYPT; encoded by the exons ATGATTGGCTCACCGGACCTGCTGCCCTTCACCGGCAGCGGGGGGTttgaggaggaaggagaggagcCGGAGGTTCACACTCTGCCTGAGGAGTTCTCTGTCCGCCTTTTGCCGCCTCACAACCCCTGGAGAACAGCAGCCCAGTTTCACCGGGACTTTATACTGGTGGCTGAATTCTCAGAGCAG GTTGGTCCAAAGCCTGTCTTAACAATACCAAATGATTCGAAGGTCATCGGCTCGTTTGACCTCAACCACTTCTCCGTCCGCATTATGTCTGTGGACTACCAGGCGTCCGGCCCGGGTCACACAGCCCCTGCTCTGCCTGGACCCCGCCTCAGTTTCAGCGAGGACTCCAAGGTAATCCTGGGAGACTCCGCAGACGACTCGTTTGCGTACGTTCATCACCTGACCCTGTACGACCTGGAGGCTCGGGGGATGGTGCGGCCTTTCTGCATGGCCTACGTCTGTTCGGACCGGACCAAGCTGATGGAGAACTTCTCTGAGCTGTCCGAGTGTTTTTCTCAGGCCTCTGACAGTTTGAAGACGGGAAACAGGCAAGCGTTCTCCTCTGAACTGCAGAGAAAGTTGCAGGAGCTCGA GTACAGACGGAGGGCCCTGCTGCAGGACACACACGCCTCCACAGGAGCAGGAGGCAGAGCTGATGAGCTGGAAGCTTTAGAGCATCTGATCCTGAACCACAGAGAGCTCCTTCGCCAGGTCACATCCTACCCAAACAGGAAGCTCCAGCAGCCTGACTTCCTGCCCTACGACACGGCTGACCTGCCGCCTGAGCCGTCCTCTCCCTGCCTTCCCTCCTCTGCCTCCTGCATGTCTGAGTCGCTTCTGAAGCCACTGGAGGAGCTCTGCAACTTCTACTTCCTGTCCCTGGTGAAAAACCAGCTGTCAGACACAGAGCGGCGTCTGCGTGGCGACAGGAGCGTCCTGCGAACTGCTCGCGTCTCACAGCTACTGTCCAGGAAGGTGAAACTTacaaacttcctgtttgagcTGTGCTGCCCTGTGGatgctgaggaggaagaggaggaggatgaagcagaGCGGGTCTTGGGGAGCACCGTGGGAGCTGTGGGAGGTCAATCAGAAAAGCATGGTGGGGAGTTGTTCTCCTGTGTGGAAGAAATACAGATAAAGATGGAAGGAGGGGGAGGCGGGAGAGCGACCCCTGACCCCAGCGCGTTCACAGACGTGATGGGCAGCGTGAGCAGCAGCGACAGCATCGAGGTTCTCGGGACGGAGAAGTCGTACCGGAGTCAACGCGGGGCCGTTGTGTCCGACAGCAGAG AAACCCGTGTCGGGACGACAGACGTGATTCTCCAGCATGCAGCAGGAGACGCAGGCCTTCGGCGCCTGCGGGCCCCTGCCAGGCGTGCCAACAGCGAGGACAGCATCGAGGTTCTCAGCACGACTGAGTCCATCGTCCCTGACGACCTGTCCGCCATCACAGAGGAAGAGGCGGAGCATCACACTCTGACCAATGGAtttgaggaagaggaagagtcAGAGGCTGACTGTAAGCCTGACGAAGTCCTCAAGGAGGAGAGGATGAAGAACACTGCTACTGCAGGGGACGAAAGTGGAGAATCTGCTGGAAGAAAAGAACTTTTGGAGGAAATAATGTTCAATGTACCAGACAAAGACAATTCACTCACAGAGAAGAGTAATGAAGTCcataaagacaaaatgaataaactggTCCAAG CTGGAGATGCAGTGGAGTCGAGGCAGAAGAAGTCGAGGCCGGTGTTAGACCTCCATGTAAAAATGGCTCCGAAAAGCGTCGGGGCGGAGGGAGCTCTGCGCACGCCGCCCTGCGCTCCTCTGAGGCTGCTCAGCGTGGACGAATTCTCCGACTGCACCAGCTTCACCAGCAGCTCAGAGCCACCGTCTCCCACCACAGTCAACCTCACCAGCACATGTGTGGAcaagaaaaggaggaggaggagggctgGCCTGCGAGCCCTACGGTTCATCAAGCAGCTCTCCTTCTCCCAGCATGCCATCTTCTGTCTGCTGATTGGCCGGCCGCTGGTCGTCATCGGTGGAGACGAGCAGCTGGTGAGGAAGCTGGTGGACGGCTTGAGGCTCTTCCTGCCAGCTCCTGGTGCTGACGGGAGCGCCGTGATGTCATGTTTGGCCACGCCCCTCCAGCTGACTGACCTGCTCACCTGGAGGCTCATAGGAATACACAG ATCATCTTCCAGTGCATCATCTTCCATCCTTCAGTCTCTGACTCAGTTGAGTCGTTACATCGCTCTGCTGGACCTGGATCAGAAGACGCTGCGCTGTCCTTCATATGCCGGATCCCTGGTCGGCTTCCTAGCCAACCCTCACACCGGCATCGGCCGCGGCCTCACCTACCTGCTGCACCTGGAGAGCTGCCTGACTGCGCTGGCCAACCGGGTGCTGCTGCAGACCTTCACCGCTGCTTCCCAGCTTCACAGAGCCATCGCCGAGGAAAAGGACTTCCAGCAAGCACCACAACTCTGCAGCAGTGAAAATGATTTTCGAGTGATGCACTTTCTGACTGACCTGATCACGCAGCGCCACACCAGACATGGACCGCCGCCTTTCAGGTTTTCCTACAGCTCTGTGCAGCTTCACAGGAACACATATCCAACATAA